The DNA sequence TTACGCGGGGGAGGAGAGGATCGGCTCAGTGACTAGCGGGACGTTCAGCCCAACTGTGGGGAAGGGCATAGGTATGGCTTACGTGTTGAAGGAGCACTCTGATGTAGGGAGGGAACTTCTGGTTGGGGAGGAAAGGAAACTGAAGGTAAGTATATCGAAGATGCCCTTCTACGATGAGAGCATCTACGGTTGGAAAAGAACTACTTCAGCTTCCCTAGGACTACATGGCTGACGGTCTTCGCGAGCCTTCTAGTCTCAACTATCCTCACGAAATCCCCATCGTTGACCTCTAAGCAAGGTGGTAAGTGCGCATGGATCTTATTGCGCCTTCTCTCGTACCTCTTATACTTCTTGTTATAATGGAGGTACTCTATGAGTACACTAACGGTTCTCGTCATTTTCGTGCTAACGACCCTCCCCTCGAGGATAGCGTTCCTTAAGGATATATTGCCGTGCCAAGGACATTTGTCATCATTGCAACTACCCTCAGGAGGTGTTATCCCTCTCACCAATTCCTCAGATATCTTCCTCATACCTTCTTCACCCTCTCCTCCGGTCTCCCTATTAACCTATCCCCCAACACTACTACTGAGCTACCATCATCGACCCTAAATAAAAATAGTCTAGAGCCCTTAGCTATCACGGATCTCTTACCCTCTCTACCGATGATGAGGCAATTCCTCGTCTCCAAGATAACCCTACCTTTAATACCCATCTCATGGATATTCGGTGAATGAATGACTTCTACCTCCAACCCAATGAGCTCATGGACGAGTATATTGCCTGCTCTCACGGGGCCTATACCTTCACACCTCTCTCCCTCAGGATGGTCAGTATCCTAGCCCTCTCCCTCCTTAGAGCTCTCCTCAAATGCGTCTTTTCGGTAGCACCCATCAACCTCTTCGTTTCATTCAAGAATATGTCCCTCTCGATTTCTCTCAGTCTTTCGAGAAGCTCATCGGAATCCATTCCCCTAAGTTCATCAAGCTTGCTCGGACTCATCCCTTTCCACCTCACCAGCCACCTCCAACTCCTCCTCAAGCTCCTCCGGTATTTCTATGCTCTCCGACTCTGATAAGGACTCCACTTCAGACCTTATCCTCTCCCTTATCTCCTCTATAGCTTCCTCCTTAACTATCACAGCATCCGGGCCCCTCACACCTGGCTTGACTATCCTCACTCTCACCCCTATCATGCCTTGAGGCATTAACACATGCTTCACAGCATACTCAACGTTTTCAACGTAATCTTGACCGCACTTGTATATCACCCCATCCCTGAACCTCTCCTCCCTAGCCCTCTGGCTCCCAAACTTTCCAGAGAGCCTTATCTCGACGCCCTTAGCTCCAGCGGCCATCACTCTCCTCAGGGCTGAGTAAGCTACCTTCTTGTACCTCTCGCCCTTAGCGATCCTCCTGGCTATGTAGCTAGCTACTATTCTAGCGCTCAAGAAGGGCTCATCTACCTTTTTCGTTTGGATATAGGGGTTCTGTATTCCGAGCTCCTCTCGCAGAATGTCGCTGATCCTCTTAGATGTCCTCCCACCTCTACCGATGATCACACCCGGGCTCTCCACGTAGACCGTTATTATGTCCCTTATAGGAGTAGAGGATATTTCTACGCAATGGAACCCAGCCTTATCGGATAACCTCTCCATGAATTCGTGAAGCTTGTACTTCACGATGCCCTCCTGAACGAGCTTCTTGTAGATAGGCATCGATCTTGAGGAACTCATCACTCACCCTCCTCCCTCTCCTCGAGAACTATCTCAACATGCACAAGCTGCTCTACCTTTGGAGTAGCTCTCCCGTAAGCCCTAGGGAAGAAACGCCTTAGCTTCATCCCCATTTGAGCTGCAGCATGCTTCACGTAGAGGCTATCTGGATCCAGATCTTTATTCATGGCGTTGTGCTCGGCGCTTTTAAGGATCTTCTTAACGAGCTTAGCAGCCTTAACAGGATATCTTCCAGCTTTGAACGTAGATAGACCCCTCCTGTGCGGTACTCCCCCATTGTACCTCCTGAACGGGATGGGCCGCTTGAGGGAAATAACTTCATCAAGTATTTCGTATGCCTCAGAGAGTTTCTTGCCTCTTATCTCCCTCAGTAACTCCACCATCTCCTTAAAGGATACTCTGAGGTCTCTTCCAGAGGCCATGGCTTCTTTTTCACCCTGAGCAGCGTACGAGTATCCCCAGCTAGGCAACCTTTACACCTCTCTTGGGGAGCTGCGATCAACCTTTATAAAAATACCACTTCAGTCTCGAGGCACTACTGTAGGGTATAAGAGGGAATTGGTGGTTCTATTTCTCAGACTCCCCCCTAACTTTCGAGGATCCGCTTCTCACTCTCCAAAAGATGTATGAGCCCACTACGATCGGTGGTATTGAGGCCAACAGTATCAGCTGCGGGGTGATGTAGACCTCCGCGCGTTTCACCACTATAGTGAGGGACTTACCATCCTTCTGCAGCTGGGGAACAAACTCCCAGAGGGCGTTGTTCCACAAGATCACCTTGGGTGCTAAGTTAGCACCCATTATCTGCATGGATGCGCTCGTGAAATTGACCCAGAGGTTACAGGCAATGTCATCAGGTAGTAGATAGGTAAGGGGGCTGAGATCCAATATGTAATAATCTCCGCTGCTGCTCCTCTTTAGTTCCAATGGTAAAGTTTCAGCGCTCACCTCATAACTCACCACAAGAGTTCCCGTAGCCTCTAAGGTCTCGCTAGTGTAAGACACTGAGAGACTCTTGATCCTGCCTAAGTTCGATGATGCTGAGGCCGTGGCTACTATCCCGGTGAAGCTTATATCGGGAAGACCCCTGTAAGTCACGTTAAGGAAATCCCACCTGAGACCGTAAAGAACGAGCGTTTTCCTACCGTAGAAGAAGCTCATCATATCGAGTACGGTCGAGTTACTCAAGTAACCCAGGGAAACTGCTCTCCTGAGGAAGTTAGCTCTATTAGTCGGATCCCCGTATTGAGGGTAAAATAAGAACCTGTAAGTCCCTCTAAGCCCAGCAGGAGTTTGGTTCATCGTTAAATTTCCTCTGAAGTTCATCCAGTTGAAGATAGGAGCCTTCAGAGTGTTCGTATAGAAGAGAGTCTCATCTCCGCTCAAGGTCCTGTAAACGCTTGCTTTCAGAGTGGCGGATAGGTCCTCCCTCACCTGAATTGAGGCTACAGGCATGGGGTATGCGGATTGTAAGGTTCCGGCTTGACCGATCAGTATCACCGCGAGGATCGCTATAGCGAGGAGCTTGGGCCTCATCGATTACACCTCTTTCGAACGCTCCGGAAATCACCTTATTTAAATTCTCCTACACTCAGATATCGTGAATGCCCTCAAGGAGAGGTATCCTACTATCTGTATTTTACTCTGGAGATGAAAAGTCCGCTATAATGAAATTTTATGATGCAGATAGCGGCGAAATTTTTTCCATAAAGGATAACACTGATCATAAACCTTACCTTCTCACAGACGCTCCTGAGGAGAAGTTACCCGAACTGCTCTCTGAGTTCTCATCTAGGATACACTCGATCTCCAAGGTGAGGAAGTACGATGTGTTGAGGGATGCTGAGGTTGAGCTGACCAAAGTGGAGGCTAAGGATCCATTAGCGATAGGAGGCTCACCTAAGAACATGAGGGACACGCTGATGAAATTGGGGTACAGCGTCTGGGAGGCGAGGATAAAGTACTACGATTGCTTCACCTTTGACAGGAACCTCGTCCCCGGATCGCTCTACGAGGTGGATGATTACGGGAACTTGAGGAGAGTATCTGCTGATGCGTCGAGCGAGGATATAGGGAGCTCAAATGAGGAGGTAAGGGATATTCTGATTTCAATGATACCCCTGTTCGATGAACCCTCTCCTAAGCTGCCTAGTGCAGCCTTGGATATAGAAGTGCTCTCCCCTTTAGATAAGATCCCAGATCCTAAGGAGCCGGATAAACCTGTCGCGGCAGCGGCCATAGTCGATAGTCTCGGTAGGAGGGAGGTACATATCCTTCACAGAGGAGGTAAATTACCTGAGGAACTGCCTGATGGCACTAAAATAATGGCTTATGAGAGCGAGGGAAGACTTATAAGGAATGTACTGGACAGGATAAGTGAGTACCCTCTCTTATTCACTTATAACGGAGATAACTTCGATCTCCCTTATCTAGCTAGAAGGGCTAAGGAGCTGGGTGTGAGCGATAGACCCATCAGACTGGAGAGGGATCGGGCGATACTCGATACGGGCATACACATAGACCTCTACAAATTATTCAGTAACAAATCAATACAAGTCTACGTCTTCAATAATAAGTACGCTGGATACACTCTAGATGAAGTCGCAGAAGCTCTATTAGGGGAGAGGAAGATAGAACTCGAGGTTAGGGACTTCTACTCACTGGAGTCAGTTACTCTAGCGGAGTATTGTCTCAGGGACGCTGAACTCACCTTCAAGCTCGGGAACATAGGGTCGGGGGAGTTAGTTAGGTTGCTCTTCCTCTTCGCCAGAATAAGTAAGATGTCATTGGAGGAAGTGTCTAGGCAGGGAGTTTCCTCTTGGATCAGGAACATGATATTCTTCGAATATAGGAGGAGGAACTGGCTGATCCCGGAGAGGGAGGAAATAATGGCTGTCAGGGGAGAGAGGACTTACTCTCAAGCGATCATTAAGGGAAAGAAGTACATGGGAGCGATAGTGTTGGAGCCCGTGCCAGGCATACACTTCGATGTAGCGGTCATGGACTTCGCGAGCTTGTATCCATCTATCATAGGTCACTGGAGAGTCAGCTTTGAGACGATAAATTGCCCTCACGAGGAGTGCAGATCGAACAGACCCGTGGAAGACCTTCCGCACTGGATATGCTTGAAGGGTAAGGGTGTAGTTCCTTACGTGATTCAGGCACTCAGGGATCTGAGGGTGAGGAGGTATAAAAGGAGAGCAAAGGAGGAGAAGAATGAGTACCTGAGGGAGTGGTTCGACACGGTCCAAAGGAGTCTCAAAGTGTTCTTAAACGCTTCCTATGGGGTCTTTGGCTTCGAGAACTTCCCCCTCTACTCACCTCCAGCTGCTGAGATGATAACGGCCTTAGCCAGGAAGGCGATGCTCTTATCGATAGAGGAGGCGCGTAGGATGGGACTCAAGGTGATATACGGGGATACTGACAGCCTCTTCATAAGAGGCGCGACTCAGGAGCAGATCGATGAGCTGGAGCGGAGGGTGGAGGAGAAGCTCGGGATAGACTTGGAGTTAGATAAGTGGTACAGGTACGTAGTCTTCTCTAAGTTGAAGAAGAACTACTTAGGTGTGACTAGGGACGGTGTTGTGGAGGTCAAAGGGCTGCTCGGAAAGAAGAGGAACATACCAATATTCGTTAAGAAAGCATTCAATGAGGTGATAGAGATACTCTCGAGCGTCAACAGCCCTGAGGACTTCTCGAACGCGAGAAGGAGGATAGAAGATACCATAAGGAGTTACGTGAGGAGACTGGAGTTAGGCGATTATGAGATCGAGGAACTAGCATTTAGGTGCATGTTGGGTAAGAGCCCTGAGGATTACGTGAAGACCACACCTCAGCATGTGAAGGTAGCTAAGATACTTGAGAGGATGGGCAAGCGTATTGAAGCGGGTCAGGTGATAAAGTACGTTAAGGTCAGCGGGAAGGACGGTGTGATGCCGATAGAGCTAGCGAATAAGTCTCAGATAGACAAGGATAAGTACCTAGAGATAATGAGGACGACCTTTGAGCAGATATTGAACGCTCTAGATATAGATTTTGATGAGATAATTAAGGAAAGAAAAGTATCAAGCCTTGATGAATTCTTCTAACTTCTTCTTCACTCTCTCGCTTACTATGGCTCCATCTATTCTCCCCCTCACAACGCTCATTACCTCTCCCATTACCATACTGAAGGCCCTGCTTCCTCTCTCCGAGATTCTATCCCTCAATCTCTCCAAGACAGAGTCTATCACGGAATCCAACTCCTCTAAGCTTATAGAATGACCTCTCACGTAATCGTAGACGCTTGAGAAACTCCCCCTGGATATCCCCCTAAGTACCTCAGGTACAGCTTCCTTAGCGAGTTTACCCTCACCTATAAGTCTAAAGATCTCCTCCAAGTGACCTTCTGAGATCCTCTCAACTCTCTCATCCTCTCTCCTCAGCATTTTTATCGTGGACGTTAGCGTAGAGGCCGTGAAGCTCGCGGGTGCTCCGTAAGCCACTAGCCTCTTGAAGAGCTCCACCTTCCCATCATCGTATAGCTCCCAAGCCAACTCGCTATTTATCCCGTAATTCTCAACTAGTTCCCTTACTATATCCTCAGGCATTCTCGGCAATCTCTTAATCCTAGCGACTATAGGGGCTGTCTTAACCGGTAGCACGTCGGTCTCAGGATACATCCTAGCCGATCCCGGCATGGGTCTCATGAATGAGGTATTACCATCGGATAGGGCTCTTCTAGTCTCACTGGGGACTCCCCTAACAGCTGCTTTAAGCCTAGATCTCACTGACTCTAGGGCTAATAAAGAGGTCACTTTCTGACCGAAGACAAGTACGAAAGAATCATCATCTTGGCATAGTAGTCTCTCCCTGATCATTTTAACGTCCTCATCGCTTATACCGTAACTCGGTAACTCATCCCCATGGATGATCCCCTTGACACCACCGAATACCTTAGCGTAATCCGCTAGCTCGGTCCCGAACCTCCTCCCCGGCTGAACTTCCCGGCCTATCAACCCCCTCATACCTCTCACTCTCATCCCGAAAACCCTATCCCCCTTAGAGATCGCCCCCTCTATCAGCCGGGACTTCTTACCCAGGAAGATGTCAGTTATATCTTCAACTGGATCCGAGAAGTAGCTCTCACGGATTCCTCGATGTTCTAATTCCTCCTTGATCCTCAAGAGATTCTGCTGTCGAGATATCTCCCTCCTAACTATCTCCGGTATAAGCTCCAGCTCCTGTATCCCCTTTATCTCCTGCCTAGCCCCTCCCTCTATGGAGATGTTTATGTCCTGCCTTATGGTTCCGATCCCCCTCTGCACCCTACCCGTCGCCCTGAGTATTCTCCCTATCCTCAGAGCGGCCTCCATCGCTTGTTCAGGGTGCCACACGTCAGGCGAGGTGGCTATCTCAACCAGGGGGATCCCTAATCTATCCAGCTTGTACTTCGCGAACTCAGAAGTACTTTCTACTATGAACGCGGATTCCTCCTCCAAACAGAGGGTTTCTAATCCTACCTTTCCCTTAGAAGTGTCTATATAACTTTTTTCTCCTCTTAGGGCAACTAAAGCCGTTCTCTGGAATCCGGTGGTATTACTACCATCGATCACAATCTTCCTCATAACGTGAACCTCATCAACAGGTTTCATGTTGAGCATTAGAGCTATCTCTATCGCTATCTCCAAAGCCTCATCATTTATGGGGAGCGGTGGTGCTTCGTCAACTTCTATCTCGCAGGTAGTATCGTAATACACTCCATAGAAGAAGTCCCTCTTCCTTAAGGACTCGAACTTAGCTGCTGGATCTATAAACCCTAACTCGCTGTAAGAGATATTCAAGTTCCTTCTTATCCATTGGTGGGGCTCTTCGTCCCTCAGAGTTGAGGGGCAATTGCAGAAGAGCTTGTGGGAGTCCAGTCTCTGATGAATCTCAAGGCCCACTCTCAAACCGATGCTCTTGTAGAATTCCTCTTCCAAGAGATCACCTCCAGCAAGGTGGGAAGGTGTTGATGGGGATCCGAGACCCTATCTCCCCAGCTAGGTTAGTCAACATGAGTCTTCTGATCTCCTCGAGTTCCTGAGTATGCCCCAGAACGAACATAAGTTTCACGAGGGAGACCTCAGGAAGCATATCCATAGCAGGTATGGCACCAGCTTCTAGGAGCCTTCTCCCTGTCTCATAGACCTTCAAGTCAACCCTTCCGAACAGACACTGGGATGATATTACTACGGGTACTCCGTCTCTAACGAGTTCGCGTACCTCAGGTATCACATGCTTGGGTACGTGGCCCAACCCAGTGCCCGCTATGACGATCCCCCCGAACATCGCCTTAAGTGAGCTTAGGTAACCTGAAGGTATCCCGGGCCAGACTTGAACGAGAGCTACCTTATCATAAAGTCTATCATCGAGAGTAACTTCACTAACTCCCTCCTTCCTCCTTCTGAAGCTATTGGAGATCAACTCGATTGAATCACGACTCACCTTAGCTAGCGGTGGTTCGTTCACTGAAACGAAAGCGTCCCTCCTCGATGTATGCATTTTCCTCGCTCTCACCCCTCTCAGGACATAAGCGTAATCATCCGAGGGACTCGAGTGCATCACTATGACGGATTCCGCTATCGGTCCCTGGGCAGCTAATCTAGCGGCAGCTACCACGTTCATAACGGCATCCGTTGATGGTCTATCCACCGATCTCTGAGAACCCACTAAGATGACGGGCTTATCGAGACCTCTGAGCATGAAAGCAAGTGCTGATGCCGTGTAATGCATTGTATCAGTACCATGAGCTATGATTACGCCCTCCGATCCCCTCTTAAGCTCTCTCTCCACGACTCTGGCTATCTCCTTCCAGTGGTCGGGAGTCAGGTTCTCGCTGAACTCAGCGAACAACTTCACGTAATCTATGTTCGCTATATCAGCTAGCTCCGGTATCAAGTCGAGCAACTCCTCGGGTCTCTCATGAGATATGACGGCACCCGTTGAGTAGTCCACTCTCGAAGTTATCGTGCCTCCGGTGACCACCAACGGTACCCTGGGCAATCCCTCCCTGTAGCTCAGCTCCGGAACGGATGTCTCCCTCCTCTCCCCCTTTGAGACCAGCTCGAACTCAGCCCCCTTTATGTTGATGCCCACGTTGTACCCGTTATCGAGCTTGAGTATGACATGCTCATCATCGAGTATCTCAGGTCTGGGTATGAGGATACCCTCGAAAACGTAGCGGTCCTTCCTCACCCTCACCCTATCGAAGTCCTCTATGCCCAAGCTGGAGAGTATTTCCCCAACCCTTCCCCTGTAGTGCAGCATCAAGGGATACCTCAACGCACATTAAAAAAGTGGGGGGAGAAGGGGTTAATCGCTCTTTATCAATGGTCTGAACTTGTAAGCATAAGCTATTATCCCGGATTCCCCGCTCACCCTCACTTTCCTGAGTACCATCTCGACATCCATGCCCTCAGTGACTTGAGAAGGATCGATATCGGTTAACTGGCTAAGGAGCATCGTCCCATCCTCTAATCTCACGAGAGCCACTACGTAAGGTGTGTAGTACTCGTAACCCCTAGGTGCATTCCATACCACGGAGTAATTCACCACTTTACCTCTCCTAGGGAGCTGCTTCGTGACGACATCTCTGGATCCACAAGAAGGACAGACGTCCTCCTTAGGAAGCATCGTATGGCCGCAGTTCTTACAAATACCCCCCTCCAGCCTATACCTAGCTGGTATCTCCCTCCAGTGGGAGGGAACGCTCACCCAGTAGGCCCACAAGATCTCACACTCCCTCCACTAGATGAACCACGGAGTTGCTGCCCAATCCTCCGATGCTAAGGACTAGGGCCCTTCTCGCGCCACTCACCTGCCACCCCTGGGCCCTTCCCGCTAGCTGGAGGTAAGCCTCGGCCAACTGGTAGATAGCTGTAGCGCCAACAGGGTCTCCCCTAGCCTTGGATCCACCCTCTGGGTTAACTGGGATCGGTCCATCCCTCCTCGCCTCACCTTCCCTGAAGAGCTTGTAGGCCTCTCCCCTGCGGGCTAACCCAAGCTCCTCTACAGCTATGTAACCTAGGACGCTCGAGTACTCCTCTATACTGTAGAAATCTGGCTTAAATTCACTTACCTTCGAAAGAGCTCTTTCTAAAGCTGCTCTAATGGAGGGCATTTCCACGATGGAGCTCCTGCTGTATAGAGAAATTCTATCCGTAGCTTGTCCGAATGAGACGATCTTAGCGTTACCGTTAGGCCCCTCCTCCCTCGACGATATGATCAGGGCAGCGGCACCGTCAGCGAGACCGGGCACGTCCATCATGCTCAGGGGCTCAGCTAGTAAGGGAGACGACATGTATGTGTTCAGATCTATCTTAAATCTATACTGGGCATGCGGCGTATCCACAGCGTTCTCATGCATGATGATCGGAAAGTGAGAGAAGTCCTCCCTGTTAATACGGTACCTCTTCATGTACTCCCTCATCACCAGGGCGTGCATGGAGTCCAGGGTCGCCCCGTGGAAAGCCTCGTACTCGGAGTCTATGAGTGTTGAGACAGCGGTATTGGAGTCCTCGAGCGATGTGTAATCCGTCATCTTCTCGACTCCTACGACTAGGACCCTTTGAGCCTCACCGCTCCTTATCAGAGAGTTAGCTACGATGACTGCAGCAGCTCCAGAAGCGTTAGCTGCCTCTACCTTTAATGCAGGCACTCCTGCTATCCCTAAATGGGAAGCGACGTAAGAGCCTAGGTTCTCCTGCCCGTTTATGACTCCTGAGAGCGAGTTAGATACGACCAGGTAATCCACAGGAACTTCACCGGCATCTCTCAAAGCAGCTAGCGCTACCTCAGTAACTAAGTTCCTCAAGGACTTTTCCCAGTGATCCCCGACCTTCAGGACACCTGCGCCTATTATGAAGACCATTCTATCACCTCAATATCCGCTGAAATCGTGTAACATCCTTATCATCCTCCTGTACCTAGCGTAAATAGCGTAATCAACGTACTCCTTCCTAGAGACATAATCCATCGTCTTCGGAGCTAGATCCTGAACGGCCTCTATCCCCTCCCGGGTCTCTATATGGAAAGCATCGCTACCAGCACCGGATCCGAAGGAGACGACTAAGATCCTCTGTCCGGGCTTCGCTTGGTCCAGTACTGCAGCCAGACCTACTAGGGCTGATCCACTGTACGTGTTCCCTATGAAAGGGGTCACCAATCCCGGCTTTATTTTATCAGGGGTGAACCCCAACCTAGTACCCACCCTCAGTGGGAACTTACCGTTCGGCTGGTGGAAGATGGCGTAATCGTAGTCCTCAGGCTTAGTCCCCATTAGGCTCATCAACTCCTTAGCTGCGGATATTATGTGTCTGAAGTAAGCGGGCTCTCCTGTGAAAGCCCTCGTGTGAGCAGGGTAGTGCTCATGCTGCCTCCTCCAGAAATCAGGGGTATCTGTGACGTAGGAGAGAGAGGATTCTATGACAGCTACGGATTCGCTAGAAGGTCCTAAAATGTAAGCAGCTCCTCCTGCAGAAGCTGTATACTCTAAAGCATCTCCAGGAGCTCCTTGTGCGGTATCGGCCCCTACAGCAAGTCCGTAATCTATCATCCCAGATCCTACTAATCCGATAACGGATTGAATAGCTTCAGTTCCCGCTTTACACGCGAACTCGTAATCAGCCCCTGTAGTGAGCCTCCTCGGTCCTCCGGCGCCGAGAGCTTCCACTAGCATTGTGGCAGTCGTTTTAACAGCATAAGGTTTTGATTCCGTACCCACGTACACAGCCCTTATGTTCGAGGGGTCTATCCTAGCTCTCCTGAGGGCGTTCACTGAGGCCTCGTAAGCTATGGTGAAGGTGTCCTCGTCCAGACCAGGTACGCTCTTCTCATCGACCATTATGCCAGCTGCGTAACGCTTCCATTCTCTTCCCCACCCCCTAGCGAGCTCCTCTGATCTTATTCTCCACTTGGGTACGTAGACCCCCCACCCAACTATCCCAACTTTCCTGCTTGCCTTCATATGGTCTTCACCCTTCCTCTCACCGCACCATAGGGAGCATAGCAGTAATCGTCGAGGATTGCCGAGCTTGGCTGGAGCGATTACCTAAAAATATTTGTTGTACTAACGTGAAGCATAACACATAGTGATCTACTGGCCGAGAAGCCATAATTCGCTCCGAGTAAAAACCGTAATTTGATTAATTTTTAACCTCTTCCGATATGTAAGGAAAATTTACATATTGTACCACCTGCCCAGGAGCTTCAGGAGGAGGGAGCCTATCAGCACTATTGAGATTAGAGAACCAGCAAGCACGTAGATGAAGGTTACCGGGAAGGGAAGACCTAGTAGCTCATAGAGATATGAGGAGACTACTATAGATATTGTGAACGGCATCTGGGCTAATGCGAGAACCTTTCTTCTCCTGAGCCTCCACCCTAAATAAGCAGCTATTAAGTTGGCTAAGGAACCGCCTATAGCATCTACCACGCCGAAGGGCCCTAACAAGTTCGCGATGAAGCACCCTACTGATGTCCCTATTACTACGGGTGTCCCGAACAGCAATGATAGGGCTAGCAAAGAGTCGGAAATCCTCACTTGGATTTCGTAGAAGGATATGGGTGTTAAGGCGATCGTAATGGTCGCATATAAGGCAGCGAATACTGAGGTCATGGCCACCCTCATCGTTAACCCTTGATCCCTCATACGGCCTAGCCGCCGTCCAAGCTACTTTATAACCTTACCTGTCCCCAGGTACCATAGGTAGAGATCCAGTTCTCCCACGGGCATACCTGACCTCCTAGCTACGTGCTCTAGCAAGGACTCTATCTCTAGATACCTCCTTCTACTCAAACTCTTAGGTCTTTCCTCCAACAGACCGAACCTTAACAATACGTTGAGCACATGCAAGTCGATTATCGAGACATTCTTATATCCGATGTTCCTGAGGAAATGACTAGCCTCCTTATAGCCTAATCCCTTCACGTTCTTGACTAGCCACTCCCTAAGGAGCTTCTCATCCTTAAAGCTGTTCATCACATCCCTCAGTACTGGTACTAGCCTCCTAGCCCCTACTATGAACTCAGCTCTCCTCTTAGGATACCTATGACCTAACTCAGCTAGTCTCTCAGCGAGCTCTCTCTCGGTTAGCGTGAAGATACCGTCCCCTAGTGAGCGGAGGATCCTTAAGGCGCCCTCCGCGCTGAAGTTCGCAGTGAGTAGGCAGAAGACCAACTCCCTGAACAAGTCCTCATTACTCCCGTTCCTCAGCTCCTCGAACTCTTTCATCCTTCTCTTCACTATATCTCTAACCTGGCTGCTCTTCAGCTTATTTATCTCATCTAAAAGCTCCTCAACACCCAAATCAATCTCCCTCTAAACTATAAGTAACGAAAGCTCCCTCATCATCCTCCTCTATGACCTCTAGTTTTGACTTCACCCCGAATTCCTCTAAGAGCTGTCTGAAATCCTCGAAGTAATCGTAGAAACCGCAGGTCCTGCAGAAGTTACCGGAGAACTCCACTTTAATCGTCTTATCAGTGACCTGCAGTATGGTAGCAACGGATTCCCTTCCTCTAAGTGAATTGTACTTATCTATAGCCTTTAAAACGGCTTCCGAGATCTCGAGATTGGCCGGTTCGTATTTATGCTCCCACAAACCGTGTTTCGAGCACATCACCCTTACGGTGAAGGGACCATCGAGTTTACGGAAGGAAGCTTCGGGCCGGCTCATGAGATCCAAGTACTCCCTCGCACGCCGGGCTCCATCCTTAGCTACTTCTATCCAGAGGATCCTGCTTCCCTCGTTCATGTCATGTGGAACCAGTCCCACCTCGATTATCATCTCACCCTCATCTAGGTAAACTCTGGGCATATGATCTTCCGAGAATCCGATGGAATTGGGAGTCAACTGAGTCATGCTCTTACCGCAGCAGATAAGGGGGCTTTCTCTCGGTATATGCTCCTCCACGATCCTTCCGCATGAGGGACAGTAGAGGAACTTGGAGGTCCCCATGATACC is a window from the Candidatus Korarchaeum sp. genome containing:
- a CDS encoding 30S ribosomal protein S17 gives rise to the protein MRKISEELVRGITPPEGSCNDDKCPWHGNISLRNAILEGRVVSTKMTRTVSVLIEYLHYNKKYKRYERRRNKIHAHLPPCLEVNDGDFVRIVETRRLAKTVSHVVLGKLK
- a CDS encoding ribonuclease P protein subunit; amino-acid sequence: MRAGNILVHELIGLEVEVIHSPNIHEMGIKGRVILETRNCLIIGREGKRSVIAKGSRLFLFRVDDGSSVVVLGDRLIGRPEERVKKV
- the rpmC gene encoding 50S ribosomal protein L29; protein product: MSPSKLDELRGMDSDELLERLREIERDIFLNETKRLMGATEKTHLRRALRRERARILTILRERGVKV
- a CDS encoding 30S ribosomal protein S3, producing MSSSRSMPIYKKLVQEGIVKYKLHEFMERLSDKAGFHCVEISSTPIRDIITVYVESPGVIIGRGGRTSKRISDILREELGIQNPYIQTKKVDEPFLSARIVASYIARRIAKGERYKKVAYSALRRVMAAGAKGVEIRLSGKFGSQRAREERFRDGVIYKCGQDYVENVEYAVKHVLMPQGMIGVRVRIVKPGVRGPDAVIVKEEAIEEIRERIRSEVESLSESESIEIPEELEEELEVAGEVERDESEQA
- a CDS encoding 50S ribosomal protein L22, with amino-acid sequence MPSWGYSYAAQGEKEAMASGRDLRVSFKEMVELLREIRGKKLSEAYEILDEVISLKRPIPFRRYNGGVPHRRGLSTFKAGRYPVKAAKLVKKILKSAEHNAMNKDLDPDSLYVKHAAAQMGMKLRRFFPRAYGRATPKVEQLVHVEIVLEEREEGE
- a CDS encoding DNA-directed DNA polymerase I — encoded protein: MPSRRGILLSVFYSGDEKSAIMKFYDADSGEIFSIKDNTDHKPYLLTDAPEEKLPELLSEFSSRIHSISKVRKYDVLRDAEVELTKVEAKDPLAIGGSPKNMRDTLMKLGYSVWEARIKYYDCFTFDRNLVPGSLYEVDDYGNLRRVSADASSEDIGSSNEEVRDILISMIPLFDEPSPKLPSAALDIEVLSPLDKIPDPKEPDKPVAAAAIVDSLGRREVHILHRGGKLPEELPDGTKIMAYESEGRLIRNVLDRISEYPLLFTYNGDNFDLPYLARRAKELGVSDRPIRLERDRAILDTGIHIDLYKLFSNKSIQVYVFNNKYAGYTLDEVAEALLGERKIELEVRDFYSLESVTLAEYCLRDAELTFKLGNIGSGELVRLLFLFARISKMSLEEVSRQGVSSWIRNMIFFEYRRRNWLIPEREEIMAVRGERTYSQAIIKGKKYMGAIVLEPVPGIHFDVAVMDFASLYPSIIGHWRVSFETINCPHEECRSNRPVEDLPHWICLKGKGVVPYVIQALRDLRVRRYKRRAKEEKNEYLREWFDTVQRSLKVFLNASYGVFGFENFPLYSPPAAEMITALARKAMLLSIEEARRMGLKVIYGDTDSLFIRGATQEQIDELERRVEEKLGIDLELDKWYRYVVFSKLKKNYLGVTRDGVVEVKGLLGKKRNIPIFVKKAFNEVIEILSSVNSPEDFSNARRRIEDTIRSYVRRLELGDYEIEELAFRCMLGKSPEDYVKTTPQHVKVAKILERMGKRIEAGQVIKYVKVSGKDGVMPIELANKSQIDKDKYLEIMRTTFEQILNALDIDFDEIIKERKVSSLDEFF